Proteins encoded together in one Dehalococcoidia bacterium window:
- the cobN gene encoding cobaltochelatase subunit CobN, which yields MARNLVQREDGKLVNVARKQGQLFVCATGCCCGHTERGFAPVPEDRYHAEWERRKLRNRVHLTQAGCLGPCPLANVALLLFDGRHVWFHSINTPERIAAIYDYAEAMLAANAYLPPPPALAPYHFTSFTWDAPESHDTVVPAIPARRPDVVRDGFLVLSQADTDLLAIEAARAFLPTDFPPVRAVNPSYLSTEADIAAFLDAELPAAELVVVRLLGGRGSFAAGLDRIVAQAQRDGFWLICLPGTESLDPELMALSNAGVPIAHELSAYLLHGGPRNYAQALCFLADHLLTTGFGYDAPAPQPRHGVYHPEVPEGTLAAWRAHQDPTRPTIGLLFYRAHLLSGNTAFVDAIVQRGAAAGLNLLPVFAYSLKETGADGVPEALSYLIDERGEPLVDAVLCSLSFAMGGVDPETAALSDWAVTALERLDVPVVQIVTASSPREQWLASLRGLNPVDAAMNVAIPEFDGRIISVPVSFKEADNEADAGKGAGAVRYVPDEERIDACLELVRRLAVLRRKPNAKKRIAFVLTNQAARASRIGNAVGLDAPASLIRLLEQMKAAGYTVEDVPESGDQLIHDLIARCSYDTELLTDDQLAGAAARVLAPAYADWFADLSAKSRAEMLGQWGEPPGAAYVHESAIALAGLRFGNVFVALQPPRGYGMDPNAIYHLPDLPPTHNYHALYRWLRDEDGFAADAIVHLGKHGTLEWLPGKAAGPGPDCYPDQFLAGLPLVYPFIINDPGEGTQAKRRAHAVVVDHMTPPLTSAGLYGELAELGQLIDEYYQVELLDPAKTPLLQRQIWDVLQRAHLGAEMELLLNRNSGGHTHEWDPALTEDGTPVSLTEMRGKDFAHLLQEIDGYLCELAGAQIRDGLHVLGQVPEGAQLTELLFHLTRLPNLDMPALPDAVAIAAGAVRHDVTAPANAWLAQLTGLALNVAGDVYAAIDALCRELLSALAEGGLQAAQVEAACRRVLVGAPGDSAAAERVLRYVCAELLPKLQRIPDELGRVLEALDGRYTPAGPSGAPTRGMAHVLPTGRNFYGVDPRAIPSVAAWQTGRALADELLAKHLRDEGRYPESVGISIWGTSAMRTHGDDIAEVFALLGVQPRWQPENRRLLGIDVIPLEALGRPRIDVVCRISGFFRDAFPHLIAAIDEAVRAVAALDEPPDQNFVRRHALAERGRLAATGLDEAEAERRSLYRIFGCKPGSYGAGILPLIDERNWRGVADFAEAYLNWGGYAYTGAEFGTDARSDFKAALERVVVAVKNQDNREHDIFDSDDYLQFHGGMIATIRALTGRAPRKYFGDSADPRRARVRDLKEEALRVFRSRVINPKWLESIRRHGYKGGLELAATVDYLFGYDATADVVDDWMYADLTDSYVLAAEQRDFLRQSNPWALRDIAGRLLEAVDRGLWQTPDADQLDALRAAYLESDGELEGALP from the coding sequence ATGGCGCGCAACCTGGTGCAGCGCGAAGACGGCAAGCTGGTCAACGTCGCCCGCAAGCAGGGCCAGCTCTTCGTCTGCGCCACGGGCTGCTGCTGCGGCCACACCGAGCGCGGCTTCGCCCCGGTGCCCGAAGACCGCTACCACGCGGAGTGGGAGCGGCGGAAGCTGCGCAACAGGGTTCACCTGACGCAGGCGGGCTGCCTTGGCCCCTGTCCGCTGGCCAACGTGGCGCTGCTGCTGTTCGACGGCCGCCACGTCTGGTTTCACTCGATCAACACGCCCGAGCGCATCGCGGCGATCTACGACTACGCGGAGGCGATGCTGGCCGCCAACGCCTACCTGCCGCCGCCGCCGGCGCTGGCGCCCTATCACTTCACCTCCTTCACCTGGGACGCGCCGGAGAGCCACGACACCGTAGTGCCGGCGATCCCCGCACGGAGGCCCGATGTCGTCCGCGACGGCTTTCTTGTGCTCAGCCAGGCCGACACCGACCTGCTGGCGATCGAGGCCGCCCGTGCCTTTCTGCCGACCGACTTTCCGCCGGTGCGCGCCGTCAATCCCTCCTATCTGAGCACGGAGGCAGACATCGCCGCCTTCCTCGACGCGGAACTGCCCGCGGCCGAGCTCGTCGTCGTGCGACTGCTGGGCGGGCGCGGCAGCTTCGCCGCCGGCCTGGATCGCATCGTGGCGCAGGCGCAGCGCGACGGCTTCTGGCTGATCTGCTTGCCGGGCACCGAGAGCCTCGATCCGGAGCTGATGGCGCTCTCCAATGCCGGCGTGCCGATCGCGCACGAACTGAGCGCCTACCTGCTGCACGGCGGGCCGCGCAACTACGCCCAGGCGCTCTGCTTCCTCGCCGATCACCTGCTTACCACCGGCTTCGGCTACGATGCACCGGCGCCGCAACCCCGACACGGCGTCTACCATCCCGAGGTGCCGGAAGGCACGCTCGCCGCGTGGCGGGCGCACCAAGATCCGACGCGGCCCACGATCGGCCTGCTCTTCTACCGCGCGCACCTGCTCTCCGGCAACACCGCGTTCGTGGACGCGATCGTGCAGCGCGGCGCGGCTGCCGGCCTCAACCTCCTGCCGGTTTTTGCCTACTCGCTCAAGGAGACCGGCGCGGATGGCGTGCCGGAGGCACTGAGTTACCTCATCGACGAACGCGGCGAGCCGCTGGTGGACGCGGTGCTGTGCTCGCTGTCGTTCGCGATGGGCGGCGTCGACCCAGAGACCGCAGCGCTCTCCGACTGGGCGGTGACGGCGCTGGAACGGCTCGACGTGCCGGTGGTGCAGATCGTGACCGCCTCAAGCCCGCGCGAGCAGTGGCTGGCTTCGCTGCGCGGCTTGAACCCGGTCGACGCGGCGATGAACGTCGCCATCCCGGAGTTCGACGGCCGCATCATCTCCGTGCCCGTCTCATTCAAAGAAGCGGACAACGAGGCGGACGCGGGTAAGGGCGCGGGCGCGGTGCGCTATGTGCCCGACGAGGAGCGCATCGACGCCTGCCTGGAGCTGGTGCGCCGGCTCGCAGTGCTGCGGCGCAAGCCGAACGCCAAGAAGCGCATCGCCTTCGTGCTCACCAACCAGGCCGCGCGAGCCAGCCGCATCGGCAACGCCGTGGGCCTCGACGCGCCCGCCTCGCTGATCCGGCTGCTGGAGCAGATGAAAGCTGCCGGATATACGGTGGAAGATGTGCCGGAGAGCGGCGACCAACTCATTCACGACCTGATCGCCCGCTGCTCTTACGACACGGAACTGCTGACCGACGATCAGCTCGCCGGCGCGGCCGCGCGCGTGCTGGCCCCCGCGTATGCCGACTGGTTCGCCGACCTCTCGGCGAAGAGCCGGGCGGAGATGCTGGGCCAGTGGGGCGAGCCGCCCGGTGCAGCCTACGTGCACGAGAGCGCGATCGCCCTGGCCGGTCTGCGCTTTGGCAACGTCTTCGTGGCGCTGCAGCCGCCGCGCGGCTACGGCATGGATCCGAACGCGATCTACCACCTGCCCGACCTGCCGCCCACGCACAACTACCACGCGCTCTACCGCTGGCTGCGCGACGAAGACGGCTTCGCAGCCGACGCGATCGTGCACCTGGGTAAGCACGGCACGCTCGAGTGGCTGCCCGGCAAGGCGGCGGGGCCGGGCCCCGACTGCTATCCCGACCAGTTCCTGGCCGGTCTGCCGCTCGTCTATCCGTTCATCATCAACGACCCCGGCGAGGGCACGCAGGCGAAGCGCCGGGCACATGCCGTCGTCGTCGATCACATGACGCCGCCGCTGACGAGCGCCGGCCTCTATGGCGAGCTGGCGGAGCTGGGACAACTGATCGACGAGTATTACCAGGTCGAGCTGCTCGACCCGGCCAAGACACCGCTGCTGCAGCGCCAGATCTGGGATGTGCTGCAACGCGCCCACCTCGGCGCGGAAATGGAGCTGCTGCTGAACCGCAACAGCGGCGGCCACACGCATGAGTGGGACCCGGCGCTGACCGAGGATGGCACGCCGGTCTCGCTGACGGAGATGCGCGGCAAGGATTTTGCCCATCTGCTGCAGGAGATCGACGGGTATCTCTGCGAGCTGGCCGGCGCCCAGATCCGCGACGGCCTGCACGTGCTCGGCCAGGTGCCGGAGGGCGCGCAACTGACCGAGCTGCTCTTCCACCTCACGCGCCTGCCGAACCTCGACATGCCCGCGTTGCCCGACGCCGTGGCAATCGCCGCCGGCGCCGTGCGCCACGATGTCACCGCCCCCGCGAACGCCTGGCTGGCTCAGCTGACCGGTCTCGCGCTGAACGTGGCCGGGGACGTGTACGCGGCGATCGACGCGCTCTGCCGCGAGCTGCTCAGCGCGCTGGCCGAAGGCGGCCTCCAGGCGGCGCAGGTGGAAGCGGCCTGCCGGCGCGTTCTGGTCGGGGCGCCGGGCGACTCAGCTGCCGCCGAGCGCGTGCTGCGCTATGTCTGCGCCGAGCTGTTGCCGAAGCTGCAGCGCATTCCCGACGAGCTGGGCCGCGTGCTGGAGGCGCTGGACGGCCGCTATACGCCGGCCGGGCCGAGCGGTGCGCCGACGCGCGGCATGGCGCATGTGCTGCCCACCGGCCGCAACTTCTACGGCGTCGATCCGCGCGCCATTCCCAGCGTCGCCGCCTGGCAGACGGGTCGCGCCCTGGCCGATGAGCTGCTGGCGAAGCACCTGCGCGACGAGGGGCGCTACCCCGAGTCGGTCGGCATCTCCATCTGGGGCACCAGCGCCATGCGCACGCACGGCGACGACATCGCCGAGGTCTTCGCCCTGCTCGGCGTGCAGCCACGCTGGCAGCCGGAGAACCGGCGGCTGCTCGGCATCGACGTCATCCCGCTCGAGGCGCTCGGCCGGCCGCGCATCGACGTGGTCTGCCGCATCTCCGGCTTCTTCCGCGACGCCTTCCCGCACCTGATCGCGGCGATCGACGAGGCGGTGCGCGCCGTGGCCGCGCTCGACGAGCCGCCCGATCAAAACTTCGTGCGCCGCCACGCCCTGGCCGAGCGCGGACGGCTGGCCGCGACCGGGCTGGACGAGGCAGAGGCGGAGCGCCGCTCGCTGTACAGAATCTTCGGCTGTAAGCCGGGCAGCTATGGCGCCGGCATCCTGCCGCTGATCGACGAGCGCAACTGGCGGGGCGTGGCCGACTTCGCCGAGGCCTATCTGAACTGGGGCGGCTACGCCTACACCGGCGCGGAGTTCGGCACAGACGCGCGTTCCGACTTCAAAGCCGCGCTCGAACGCGTGGTCGTGGCCGTAAAGAACCAGGACAACCGCGAGCACGATATCTTCGACTCGGACGATTACCTGCAGTTCCATGGCGGCATGATCGCCACGATCCGCGCCCTCACGGGCCGGGCGCCGCGCAAGTACTTCGGCGACAGCGCCGACCCGCGCCGCGCCCGCGTGCGCGACCTGAAGGAGGAGGCGCTGCGCGTCTTCCGCTCGCGTGTGATCAACCCGAAGTGGCTGGAGTCGATTCGCCGCCACGGCTACAAGGGCGGATTGGAGCTGGCGGCGACGGTGGACTACCTGTTCGGCTACGATGCAACCGCGGACGTGGTGGACGACTGGATGTACGCAGACCTGACGGACAGCTACGTGCTCGCCGCCGAGCAGCGCGACTTTCTGCGCCAGAGCAACCCCTGGGCGCTGCGCGACATCGCCGGCCGCCTGCTGGAAGCCGTCGATCGCGGCCTCTGGCAGACCCCCGACGCCGATCAACTCGACGCGCTGCGCGCCGCCTATCTCGAGTCCGACGGCGAGCTGGAAGGGGCGCTGCCGTGA
- a CDS encoding fumarylacetoacetate hydrolase family protein has protein sequence MRLVYFDDFKLGVLKGEAVVDASAVVQAIPHTGPGDLINGLIERFAEYRPRLEEAAARGRAVPLSGLRLRAPLPRPTNIVCMAVNYMEDGTRSEPAPINAFHKSPSAVIGDGDTMVLPDVPATIFEGEAELAVVIGRRASHVSAGEAMSHVFGYLNFIDGSARGLPPGGNTFYQMKSRDTFAPLGPVLVTADEVPNPQQLQVRLWVNGTLKQNFNTSDMAHNIARCIEWISSIHALEPGDVVATGTNHRGLSAFQDGDAIELETEGLGRLHIRVRDDLKRAWGRETRLEMTERGKEGTTPQVSGKYAAARV, from the coding sequence ATGCGCCTCGTCTACTTCGATGACTTCAAGCTGGGTGTGCTCAAAGGCGAAGCCGTCGTGGACGCGTCTGCCGTGGTGCAGGCGATCCCGCACACGGGGCCTGGCGACCTGATCAACGGGCTAATCGAGCGCTTCGCCGAGTACCGGCCCCGGCTGGAAGAGGCGGCGGCGCGCGGCCGGGCCGTGCCGCTGAGCGGGCTGCGCCTGCGGGCGCCCCTGCCGCGGCCGACGAACATCGTCTGCATGGCCGTCAACTACATGGAGGACGGCACCCGCAGCGAGCCGGCGCCGATCAACGCCTTCCACAAGTCGCCGAGCGCCGTGATCGGCGACGGCGACACGATGGTGCTGCCCGACGTGCCGGCGACGATCTTCGAGGGCGAGGCCGAGCTTGCGGTGGTGATCGGCCGTCGCGCCTCCCACGTCAGCGCGGGCGAGGCGATGAGCCACGTCTTCGGCTACCTGAACTTCATCGACGGTTCCGCCCGCGGCCTGCCGCCGGGGGGCAACACCTTCTACCAGATGAAGTCGCGCGACACCTTTGCGCCGCTCGGCCCGGTGCTCGTCACCGCCGACGAGGTGCCGAACCCGCAGCAGTTGCAGGTGCGCCTCTGGGTGAACGGCACGCTCAAGCAGAACTTCAACACCAGCGACATGGCGCACAACATCGCTCGCTGCATCGAGTGGATCAGCTCGATCCACGCGCTGGAGCCGGGCGACGTCGTGGCGACGGGCACCAATCACCGTGGCCTGAGCGCCTTCCAGGACGGCGACGCGATCGAGCTGGAGACGGAAGGGCTCGGCCGGCTGCACATCCGCGTGCGCGACGACCTGAAGCGCGCCTGGGGCCGCGAGACACGGCTGGAGATGACGGAACGCGGCAAGGAAGGCACGACGCCGCAAGTCAGCGGCAAATACGCGGCCGCGCGGGTGTAG
- a CDS encoding NADH-ubiquinone oxidoreductase-F iron-sulfur binding region domain-containing protein, with product MSSPVREFEGLLRSLPRERSFLLPGLHRLQHEQGYVSPEGMRALADRIRVPAVEVHAAAGTYNELRFAPPPPGLRRVCTGLACRLNGADALLRQERESGAPVEEVACFFNCGVAPVVEAGAPPAMAGHAGVGSSAPSSDALHPQAISANGTTRRAALLVGGGSCGRALGAGAVLAALRDQARDTALDVIETGCDGACWAQPSVRLRLANGTTTLLALNATAADASPLVATGGALAGGMVAATAAHAQWLRGQERRVLARCGAIDPESLAEYRAAGGYTAWERVRRVLSPQAVVQLVAESGLLGRGGAYFPAARKWETAIRAPGEVYLLVNLEEGEPGVYKDRHLCEGDPHAVLEGTLIAAHALRAARIYLYVNGQAELATRRLELAIARAHEAGLLPEGVPIEIRRGAGGYVCGEESVLLNSIEGQRAVPRLRPPFPAEAGLWGRPTVINNAETLASLPLIVRHGSAWFRGVGSEQAPGTKLLCLSGAVPRPGLVEVPFGTPLRQIVEDVAGAERGRTVALVTGGPSGGLIPEGLLDLPLRPGTLDEGGAILGAGGMTVVDETLTPLEVVRQLTAYNAAESCGKCTPCREGTQRTEALLAQAAGRELDATELAQLDALNETIRLASLCGLGQAAPNPVTSLIRHWPLARGGT from the coding sequence GCAGGGATACGTCTCCCCTGAGGGCATGCGGGCGCTCGCCGACAGGATCCGCGTGCCCGCGGTGGAAGTGCACGCGGCCGCCGGCACCTACAACGAGTTACGCTTTGCGCCCCCGCCGCCGGGCCTGCGGCGCGTTTGCACCGGCCTCGCCTGCCGGCTGAACGGCGCGGATGCGTTGCTGCGGCAGGAGCGCGAGAGCGGCGCGCCCGTCGAGGAGGTGGCCTGCTTCTTCAACTGCGGGGTCGCGCCCGTGGTCGAGGCCGGCGCGCCGCCGGCCATGGCGGGGCACGCCGGCGTCGGCAGCTCGGCGCCGTCTTCAGACGCACTGCATCCGCAAGCCATAAGCGCGAACGGCACGACGCGACGCGCGGCCCTGCTGGTGGGCGGCGGCAGTTGCGGACGCGCCCTGGGCGCCGGGGCGGTGCTGGCCGCGCTGCGCGACCAGGCGCGTGACACGGCGCTGGATGTGATCGAGACAGGCTGCGACGGCGCCTGCTGGGCGCAACCCAGCGTGCGCCTGCGCCTGGCGAACGGCACGACGACGCTGCTCGCCCTGAATGCGACCGCCGCCGACGCCTCCCCCCTGGTCGCGACGGGCGGCGCGCTGGCCGGCGGTATGGTTGCCGCGACCGCCGCCCACGCGCAATGGCTCCGCGGCCAGGAGCGGCGCGTGCTGGCGCGCTGCGGCGCGATCGATCCGGAGTCGCTGGCGGAGTATCGCGCTGCCGGCGGCTACACCGCCTGGGAGCGCGTGCGGCGCGTCCTCAGCCCTCAGGCGGTGGTTCAACTCGTCGCCGAGTCCGGCCTGCTCGGGCGCGGCGGCGCCTACTTTCCCGCGGCGCGCAAGTGGGAAACGGCGATCCGCGCGCCCGGTGAGGTCTACCTGCTGGTCAACCTCGAAGAGGGCGAGCCAGGCGTCTACAAAGACCGCCACCTGTGCGAGGGCGACCCGCACGCCGTGCTGGAAGGCACGCTGATCGCCGCGCACGCGTTGCGGGCTGCGCGCATCTATCTCTATGTCAACGGTCAGGCAGAGCTGGCCACGCGCCGCTTGGAGCTGGCGATAGCCAGGGCACATGAGGCCGGGTTGTTACCCGAAGGCGTGCCGATCGAGATCCGGCGCGGCGCGGGCGGCTACGTCTGCGGCGAAGAGAGCGTGCTGCTCAACAGCATCGAGGGACAGCGGGCGGTGCCGCGCCTGCGCCCGCCCTTCCCCGCCGAGGCAGGCCTCTGGGGCAGGCCCACCGTAATCAACAACGCGGAGACGCTCGCGAGTCTGCCGTTGATCGTGCGGCATGGCTCGGCCTGGTTTCGCGGCGTCGGCAGCGAGCAGGCGCCCGGCACCAAGCTGCTCTGCCTGAGCGGCGCCGTGCCGCGGCCGGGGCTGGTGGAAGTGCCGTTCGGCACACCGCTGCGGCAGATCGTAGAGGATGTTGCCGGCGCCGAGCGCGGCCGCACCGTCGCGCTGGTGACCGGCGGGCCGTCGGGCGGTCTGATTCCCGAGGGGCTGCTCGACCTGCCGCTGCGGCCCGGCACGCTCGATGAAGGCGGCGCGATCCTCGGCGCCGGCGGCATGACCGTCGTGGATGAGACCCTGACGCCGCTGGAGGTCGTCAGGCAGCTCACGGCCTACAACGCGGCCGAGTCGTGCGGCAAGTGCACTCCCTGCCGCGAGGGCACGCAGCGCACGGAGGCGCTGCTGGCGCAAGCTGCGGGCAGGGAGCTGGACGCGACAGAGCTAGCGCAGCTTGACGCGCTCAACGAAACGATCCGGCTCGCCTCGCTCTGTGGCCTGGGGCAGGCGGCGCCGAACCCGGTGACCAGCCTGATCCGCCACTGGCCGCTCGCGCGCGGCGGGACGTAG
- the fdhF gene encoding formate dehydrogenase subunit alpha → MVVATEMQVSVDGRPVTVAESASVLDAVLAAGVDLPHLCKDPDMPAIGACRTCLVEVEGQRGLVAACALPARDGLSVSIAGELARRTRRTVLDLTLAMGDGDRAVVGAFGLNELAHHAQAHGLAAPTFAPRRQPHADTPDGSNPFFTLHMNDCILCGRCAVACDDVQHIGAIAMLGSERQTHVGAFADGPIGESNCTSCGQCVSVCPTGALLPKAGVPARPQTTHSTCPYCGVGCGVQVQVQGRQIVRVLDEPQNQSSDGMLCVKGRFGTTFVNHPDRLTTPLVRRAGVLQPASWDEALDLVAERLVENRGRFACFASAKATNEDGYVLQKFTRLLMGTNNIDHCTRLCHSPSVEAMLEQVGSGATSNSYQDYEDAGCVIVAGCDPSSNHPVVASRMRRAIDHEGVRLIVINPRRIDLCAKAEVWLRPLPGTDVALLNAMARVILDEGLADTAFIAERTEEFTAWRAAVESTPLTELAGICGVPLAEIQTAARLYASPHEYGGPAGRTGSCLVWGMGMTQHTNGTHNAYALINLALLAGQMGRVGNGISPLRGQNNVQGCGDAGCIPDALPGYQKYAEPVLAKFQASWGAPLPAEEGLRATEIVEGALTGEIRAMYIVGENPLLTEPNLHHAQEAIEKLDFLVVQDIFLHETAAVADVVLPATTFAEKDGTFTNSERRVQRVRQALPPLADSRPDWAISAELGRRVARRLGGDPAQFAWAHPAQIWDEMAALTPSLAGISYARLEAEGGIQWPCPSPDHPGTPRLYGESFPRGKGRFMPVRQDPPAAELPNRRFPLILNTGRILYHWHGGTLTRRVPGLLERAPVVQVALSPQDAATLEVADGERVTLSSRRGEIEAVAFITEAQRPGEVFVPFVQLEGAAANFLTNNVYDPTAKIPEYKVCAVRIDKAGAPAEWRHGRREVVATPGDG, encoded by the coding sequence ATGGTTGTGGCAACCGAGATGCAGGTGAGCGTCGATGGCCGGCCGGTCACCGTCGCCGAGAGTGCGAGCGTGCTCGACGCGGTGCTGGCCGCGGGCGTCGATCTGCCGCACCTCTGCAAAGACCCGGACATGCCCGCGATCGGCGCCTGCCGCACCTGCCTGGTCGAGGTCGAGGGGCAACGCGGGCTGGTCGCGGCCTGCGCCCTGCCGGCACGCGACGGACTCAGCGTCAGCATCGCCGGCGAGCTGGCGCGGCGCACGCGGCGCACCGTGCTGGACCTGACGCTGGCGATGGGCGACGGCGATCGTGCAGTGGTCGGCGCCTTCGGCCTGAACGAGCTGGCGCACCACGCGCAGGCCCACGGCCTCGCCGCGCCAACTTTCGCGCCGCGCCGGCAGCCGCACGCGGACACGCCAGACGGAAGCAATCCCTTCTTCACGCTGCACATGAACGACTGCATTCTCTGCGGCCGCTGCGCCGTTGCCTGCGACGACGTGCAACACATCGGCGCCATCGCCATGCTGGGCAGCGAGCGGCAGACGCACGTCGGCGCCTTCGCCGATGGGCCGATCGGCGAGTCAAACTGCACGTCTTGTGGCCAGTGCGTCTCCGTCTGCCCCACGGGCGCCCTGCTGCCGAAGGCCGGCGTGCCGGCGCGGCCGCAGACCACGCACAGCACCTGCCCCTACTGCGGCGTGGGCTGCGGCGTGCAGGTGCAGGTGCAGGGCCGGCAGATCGTGCGCGTGCTGGACGAGCCGCAGAACCAGAGCAGCGACGGCATGCTCTGCGTCAAGGGCCGCTTCGGCACGACCTTCGTCAACCACCCCGATCGCCTGACCACGCCGCTGGTGCGCAGGGCCGGCGTGCTGCAGCCGGCGAGCTGGGACGAGGCGCTGGACCTGGTCGCCGAACGGCTAGTAGAGAACCGCGGCCGCTTCGCCTGCTTCGCCTCCGCCAAGGCGACGAACGAAGACGGCTACGTGTTGCAGAAGTTCACGCGCCTGCTGATGGGCACCAACAATATCGACCACTGCACGCGGCTTTGCCACTCGCCCTCGGTCGAGGCGATGCTCGAACAGGTCGGCTCCGGCGCCACCAGCAACTCGTACCAGGATTACGAAGACGCGGGCTGCGTGATCGTGGCGGGCTGCGATCCCAGCAGCAACCATCCGGTTGTCGCCTCGCGCATGCGCCGCGCGATCGACCACGAGGGCGTGCGCCTGATCGTGATCAATCCGCGCCGCATCGACCTCTGCGCCAAGGCGGAGGTCTGGCTGCGGCCGCTACCGGGCACGGACGTGGCCCTGCTGAACGCGATGGCGCGCGTGATCCTGGACGAGGGGCTGGCCGACACGGCCTTCATCGCAGAGCGCACCGAGGAGTTCACGGCCTGGCGCGCGGCGGTCGAGTCTACGCCGCTGACTGAGCTGGCAGGCATCTGCGGCGTGCCCCTGGCCGAGATCCAGACCGCGGCGCGGCTCTACGCCAGCCCGCACGAGTACGGCGGACCGGCCGGGCGCACCGGTTCCTGCCTCGTCTGGGGCATGGGCATGACGCAGCACACCAACGGCACGCACAACGCCTACGCGCTGATTAACCTCGCCCTGCTGGCGGGACAGATGGGCCGCGTGGGCAACGGTATCAGCCCGCTGCGCGGCCAGAACAACGTGCAGGGCTGCGGCGACGCCGGCTGCATTCCCGACGCGCTGCCTGGCTACCAGAAGTACGCCGAGCCGGTGCTGGCGAAGTTCCAGGCGTCGTGGGGAGCGCCGCTCCCGGCCGAGGAAGGGCTGCGGGCGACGGAGATCGTGGAAGGCGCCCTGACCGGCGAGATCCGCGCGATGTACATCGTCGGCGAGAACCCGCTGCTCACCGAGCCGAACCTCCACCACGCGCAGGAAGCGATTGAGAAGCTGGACTTCCTCGTGGTGCAGGACATCTTCCTGCACGAGACGGCGGCCGTGGCCGACGTAGTGCTGCCGGCCACGACGTTCGCGGAAAAGGACGGCACCTTCACCAACAGCGAGCGCCGCGTGCAGCGCGTGCGGCAGGCGCTGCCGCCGCTGGCTGACTCCCGCCCCGACTGGGCGATCTCTGCCGAACTGGGCCGGCGCGTGGCGCGGCGGCTGGGCGGCGACCCGGCGCAGTTCGCCTGGGCGCACCCGGCGCAGATCTGGGACGAGATGGCGGCACTGACCCCCTCGCTGGCCGGCATCTCCTACGCCCGGCTGGAGGCCGAGGGCGGCATCCAGTGGCCGTGCCCGTCGCCGGATCACCCCGGCACGCCGCGCCTCTACGGCGAGTCGTTCCCACGCGGCAAGGGCCGCTTCATGCCCGTGCGCCAGGATCCGCCCGCGGCCGAGCTGCCCAACCGCCGCTTCCCGTTGATCCTGAACACCGGCCGCATCCTCTACCACTGGCACGGCGGCACGCTCACGCGCCGGGTGCCGGGGCTGCTGGAACGCGCCCCCGTGGTGCAGGTGGCGCTTAGCCCGCAGGACGCGGCGACGCTCGAAGTCGCCGACGGCGAGCGGGTCACGCTCAGCTCACGGCGTGGCGAAATCGAGGCCGTGGCCTTCATCACGGAGGCGCAGCGGCCGGGCGAGGTCTTCGTGCCGTTCGTGCAGCTCGAAGGCGCCGCGGCCAACTTCCTGACGAACAACGTCTACGATCCGACGGCGAAGATCCCGGAGTACAAGGTCTGCGCCGTGCGCATCGACAAGGCCGGCGCACCCGCCGAGTGGCGCCATGGCCGCCGCGAAGTCGTCGCCACTCCGGGCGACGGCTAA